One part of the Rutidosis leptorrhynchoides isolate AG116_Rl617_1_P2 chromosome 1, CSIRO_AGI_Rlap_v1, whole genome shotgun sequence genome encodes these proteins:
- the LOC139897881 gene encoding uncharacterized protein produces the protein MALFGGPTTANRFDHELIRLAAGYGEDKLSTVLVTGTLFCDMNTPLASHPISGASVGVSCRHTNRKINKSNWVRGKTDAYGDFVIDLPSHLHAIPNMKNECLVRVLRVPKKSPCHRALTSNHHKASTRIKSSSSGNGIRTYSTHRIHLNHKHSHAFNTRKLGNSM, from the exons ATGGCGTTATTTGGAGGTCCAACGACAGCTAACCGATTTGATCATGAGTTGATACGACTAGCAGCTGGATACGGAGAAGATAAGCTCTCTACGGTGTTGGTCACTGGGACGTTATTTTGCGATATGAATACTCCCCTTGCTTCACATCCAATCTCTG GTGCATCTGTGGGCGTATCATGTCGTCATacgaacagaaaaataaataaatcaaattgGGTAAGAGGAAAAACGGATGCGTATGGGGATTTTGTGATTGATCTTCCTTCCCATCTTCATGCAATTCCAAATATGAAAAACGAATGCCTTGTTAGAGTTCTTCGGGTACCCAAAAAATCTCCTTGTCACAGAGCTTTAACAAGTAATCATCACAAAGCTTCAACTAGAATAAAGTCGTCGTCTTCAGGGAATGGAATTCGCACTTATTCCACCCACAGGATCCATTTAAATCATAAACATTCACACGCGTTTAACACAAGGAAATTAGGGAACTCAATGTAA